One Glycine max cultivar Williams 82 chromosome 3, Glycine_max_v4.0, whole genome shotgun sequence DNA window includes the following coding sequences:
- the LOC100788607 gene encoding uncharacterized protein, producing the protein MMTRVSLKNVLSAVINQGAAEARAWIFGHQLNPAGNKTPHKILRMKLFGEKVAQWYPHDIKKDDPLVMARQEQERLSKLEMLKRRGKGPPKKGQGRRAAKRNK; encoded by the exons atgatgactaGAGTTAGTTTGAAGAATGTGTTAAGTGCAGTGATCAATCAAGGAGCGGCGGAAGCGCGAGCTTGGATCTTCGGCCACCAATTGAACCCCGCAGGCAACAAAACTCCTCACAAGATTCTTCGCATGAAGCTCTTCGGTGAAAAAGTCGCTCAGTGGTACCCTCACGACATCAAGAAAGACGACCCTCTTGTCATGGCTCGTCAAGAACAAGA ACGTCTATCAAAGCTTGAAATGTTGAAGCGGCGAGGAAAAGGACCACCTAAGAAGGGCCAAGGAAGGCGTGCGGCCAAAcgcaacaaataa
- the LOC100789148 gene encoding membrane protein of ER body 2 isoform X2, with amino-acid sequence MDAETLTLQKEVVFNQTSKQVMASSDDDAKVPFVEPVCKTMVIEQGSVGNGQHHDEVKEENSGPARLYLNPSNSLVYMKNGPAIGIAMSPTEEVREVYLKNMFMMPPNHGFYCPNCHIDINKVLFCTTRQQDEFEIKSPEPTVTTPTLIEPEQDNECLVRCSTCFSLLIQKGKEFFTGLVSRAPQELESGQGDQHVVPIPDSSPIMPQGPPFTITRPESTKGWEILKSIVYGGLAELLASLSVVTSAASVDATTLSIVALGVANLIGGLSVLGHNLRDLKASQPRQGSETQAQEDKYYELLGKRENFYLHAFFAILSFLIFGLVPPIAYGFSFRESNDKDLKLAAVAVASLICITLLGMAKAHIQRSNTFMTYFKTVTFYVTSGVLASLLTYEAGALMKKLVEQLGWFETKSNFGLTLPEMMSIKKSGWGSY; translated from the exons ATGGATGCTGAAACGCTGACATTGCAAAAGGAAGTGGTTTTTAACCAGACTTCAAAGCAAGTCATGGCTTCCTCTGATGATGACGCAAAAG TTCCTTTTGTAGAACCCGTTTGTAAAACGATGGTTATAGAACAAGGGAGTGTTGGAAACGGTCAACATCATGATGAAGTGAAGGAAGAAAATTCTGGTCCAGCTAGGCTTTACTTAAATCCTTCTAATTCTTTGGTGTACATGAAAAATGGACCAGCTATTGGCATAGCCATGTCACCCACGGAGGAAGTGCGTGAAGTGTATTTGAAAAACATGTTCATGATGCCACCAAACCATGGATTCTATTGCCCCAATTGTCACATTGATATCAACAAGGTGTTGTTTTGCACAACGCGGCAACAAGATGAGTTTGAAATTAAATCTC CTGAGCCTACGGTTACTACACCTACACTTATCGAACCTGAGCAAGATAATGAATGCCTAGTACGATGCTCAACATGCTTCAGTTTACTCATTCAAAAAG GCAAAGAGTTTTTTACTGGGTTGGTATCACGAGCTCCACAAG AGTTAGAGTCAGGCCAGGGAGATCAGCACGTAGTTCCTATACCAGATTCATCTCCTATAATGCCACAAGGTCCACCATTTACCATCACCAGGCCAGAAAGTACCAAGGGTTGGGAAATTCTTAAGAGTATTGTCTATGGTGGTCTTGCTGAATTATTAGCAAGCCTTAGTGTTGTGACATCTGCAGCAAGTGTTGATGCTACCACAT TGAGTATTGTTGCTCTGGGTGTTGCAAATCTGATCGGTGGACTTTCGGTCTTGGGTCACAAt CTTAGGGACCTGAAAGCTTCGCAACCAAGACAGGGAAGTGAAACACAAGCACAAGAGGACAAATATTATGAACTATTGGGAAAGCGGGAGAATTTCTATCTACATGCCTTTTTTGCTATCTTATCATTCCTCATATTTGGGTTAGTGCCTCCAATAGCATACGGCTTCTCATTCCGTGAGAGTAATGACAAGGATCTCAAGCTTGCAGCTGTTGCGGTAGCTTCTCTAATTTGCATCACATTGCTTGGCATGGCAAAAGCTCATATCCAAAGATCCAATACTTTTATGACATACTTTAAAACGGTGACGTTTTATGTTACCTCTGGAGTATTGGCCTCACTACTTACTTATGAAGCTGGAGCCCTAATGAAGAAACTTGTAGAACAGCTTGGATGGTTTGAAACAAAATCAAACTTTGGCTTGACTCTTCCTGAGATGATGAGTATAAAGAAATCAGGATGGGGTTCGTACTAA
- the LOC100789148 gene encoding membrane protein of ER body 2 isoform X1, with the protein MDAETLTLQKEVVFNQTSKQVMASSDDDAKVPFVEPVCKTMVIEQGSVGNGQHHDEVKEENSGPARLYLNPSNSLVYMKNGPAIGIAMSPTEEVREVYLKNMFMMPPNHGFYCPNCHIDINKVLFCTTRQQDEFEIKSPGMLLKGPPILPTFTQPPVTTEPTVTTPTLIEPEQDNECLVRCSTCFSLLIQKGKEFFTGLVSRAPQELESGQGDQHVVPIPDSSPIMPQGPPFTITRPESTKGWEILKSIVYGGLAELLASLSVVTSAASVDATTLSIVALGVANLIGGLSVLGHNLRDLKASQPRQGSETQAQEDKYYELLGKRENFYLHAFFAILSFLIFGLVPPIAYGFSFRESNDKDLKLAAVAVASLICITLLGMAKAHIQRSNTFMTYFKTVTFYVTSGVLASLLTYEAGALMKKLVEQLGWFETKSNFGLTLPEMMSIKKSGWGSY; encoded by the exons ATGGATGCTGAAACGCTGACATTGCAAAAGGAAGTGGTTTTTAACCAGACTTCAAAGCAAGTCATGGCTTCCTCTGATGATGACGCAAAAG TTCCTTTTGTAGAACCCGTTTGTAAAACGATGGTTATAGAACAAGGGAGTGTTGGAAACGGTCAACATCATGATGAAGTGAAGGAAGAAAATTCTGGTCCAGCTAGGCTTTACTTAAATCCTTCTAATTCTTTGGTGTACATGAAAAATGGACCAGCTATTGGCATAGCCATGTCACCCACGGAGGAAGTGCGTGAAGTGTATTTGAAAAACATGTTCATGATGCCACCAAACCATGGATTCTATTGCCCCAATTGTCACATTGATATCAACAAGGTGTTGTTTTGCACAACGCGGCAACAAGATGAGTTTGAAATTAAATCTCCTGGAATGTTACTCAAGGGTCCACCTATTTTGCCTACATTTACCCAGCCCCCGGTTACTACTGAGCCTACGGTTACTACACCTACACTTATCGAACCTGAGCAAGATAATGAATGCCTAGTACGATGCTCAACATGCTTCAGTTTACTCATTCAAAAAG GCAAAGAGTTTTTTACTGGGTTGGTATCACGAGCTCCACAAG AGTTAGAGTCAGGCCAGGGAGATCAGCACGTAGTTCCTATACCAGATTCATCTCCTATAATGCCACAAGGTCCACCATTTACCATCACCAGGCCAGAAAGTACCAAGGGTTGGGAAATTCTTAAGAGTATTGTCTATGGTGGTCTTGCTGAATTATTAGCAAGCCTTAGTGTTGTGACATCTGCAGCAAGTGTTGATGCTACCACAT TGAGTATTGTTGCTCTGGGTGTTGCAAATCTGATCGGTGGACTTTCGGTCTTGGGTCACAAt CTTAGGGACCTGAAAGCTTCGCAACCAAGACAGGGAAGTGAAACACAAGCACAAGAGGACAAATATTATGAACTATTGGGAAAGCGGGAGAATTTCTATCTACATGCCTTTTTTGCTATCTTATCATTCCTCATATTTGGGTTAGTGCCTCCAATAGCATACGGCTTCTCATTCCGTGAGAGTAATGACAAGGATCTCAAGCTTGCAGCTGTTGCGGTAGCTTCTCTAATTTGCATCACATTGCTTGGCATGGCAAAAGCTCATATCCAAAGATCCAATACTTTTATGACATACTTTAAAACGGTGACGTTTTATGTTACCTCTGGAGTATTGGCCTCACTACTTACTTATGAAGCTGGAGCCCTAATGAAGAAACTTGTAGAACAGCTTGGATGGTTTGAAACAAAATCAAACTTTGGCTTGACTCTTCCTGAGATGATGAGTATAAAGAAATCAGGATGGGGTTCGTACTAA